From a single Coregonus clupeaformis isolate EN_2021a unplaced genomic scaffold, ASM2061545v1 scaf0005, whole genome shotgun sequence genomic region:
- the LOC121577808 gene encoding innate immunity activator protein-like isoform X1: MEGKEEISDTDSGIILHSGPDSPCKIMKDVITHTRAVKLKHQSLEDRLELCLLELKKLCIREAELTGRLSADYPLLPGEQPPQIRQRIGAAFKLDEQSIPQGTEDSELNSVEAELSLQLQIYKAAQRLCHEEHLSKAVKRSRLQQCKREEKKVKQLQETAFQLRLQHGRSSPRPGCISTRRDQGTSDDSALSDSALLDEEEVISQSSEPSVEPPHPGGPVDPPQPPPTTPTLEELQSSFNTSLELEPPPIEHSPWTESSLDQPYQKTKKKSHSCSSKSSSSPAVTPVLPPVEACYEDTALPLQFSSHLRLCHTQSNSAPSTPEMHLRRQLSLRLPNSEPPLNLDKDRGRTRVPRRLLTDYVVTSPGESPVQRGGYRNPIYNSNSETEDSNSEHSALSYTSSPCHEMPCDLPRQCQPTYRYQHSSPNNNHGPMAYPPGPGFYQNHQHQSTPSFHRGYYDHGIYPSEMDMARLYHGPLPPCHSSRYEHWYEEAPVHPQRALTPLPPHIRLSRAPSLREYPHHPSRGFPHHPSRGFPRQVVNEELKSWHQRNQFRPRSLDRQVADRVRNVPGCESPLSHHHKYPEQAPQRRVLQRAADGTPVQWFVGDDSELVSQV, from the exons ATGGAGGGCAAAGAAGAGATCAGTGACACAGACAGTGGTATCATTCTCCACTCTG GCCCTGATAGTCCTTGCAAGATTATGAAGGACGTGATCACTCATACCCGGGCCGTCAAACTCAAGCACCAGTCACTGGAGGACCGGCTAGAGCTCTGCCTACTGGAGCTGAAGAAACTCTGCATCCGAGAGGCT GAGCTAACTGGTCGGCTGTCTGCAGACTACCCTTTGCTGCCTGGGGAGCAGCCGCCTCAAATTCGCCAACGCATCGGAGCAGCCTTCAAACTAGACGAGCAGAGCATCCCACAGGGAACAGAG GACTCAGAGCTAAACTCTGTGGAAGCTGAGCTATCCCTTCAGCTGCAGATATACAAAGCGGCCCAAAGACTGTGCCATGAGGAACACCTCAGCAAGGCGGTGAAGAGAAGCCGGTTACAGCAGTGCAAGCGTGAGGAGAAGAAAGTCAAACAACTGCAGGAAACAGCATTTCAGCTGCGCCTACAGCACGGGCGGTCTTCACCACGGCCAGGCTGCATCAGCACACGGAGAG ATCAGGGCACTTCTGATGATAGCGCTCTGTCGGATTCGGCACTGCTCGATGAAG AAGAGGTGATCAGTCAGTCATCTGAACCATCCGTGGAGCCCCCTCACCCAGGAGGACCAGTAGACCCTCCCCAGCCACCCCCTACTACTCCAACCCTGGAGGAGCTACAGTCCAGCTTCAACACCAGCCTGGAATTGGAGCCCCCTCCCATTGAGCACTCACCTTGGACCGAGTCCAGTCTGGACCAGCCTTACCAGAAGACCAAGAAGAAGTCACACTCATGTAGCAGCAAGTCAAG CAGTAGTCCAGCCGTGACCCCTGTGTTGCCTCCAGTGGAAGCCTGTTATGAAGACACTGCTCTGCCCCTGCAGTTCTCCTCCCATCTCAGACTGTGCCACACCCAGTCAAACAGCGCCCCCTCCACCCCGGAGATGCACCTTCGCCGCCAGCTCTCTCTCAG GCTTCCCAACAGTGAGCCTCCGTTGAACCTGGATAAGGACCGGGGTCGTACCCGTGTTCCCAGGAGGCTACTGACGGATTACGTTGTAACTTCTCCAGGCGAGTCCCCCGTCCAGAGGGGAGGATACAGAAACCCCATTTACAACTCCAACTCTGAGACTGAGGACAGTAACTCTGAACACTCTGCCCTATCCTACACTAGCTCCCCGTGTCATGAGATGCCCTGTGACCTGCCAAGGCAGTGTCAGCCCACCTATAGGTACCAACATTCCAGCCCCAACAACAATCATGGACCAATGGCCTACCCCCCAGGCCCCGGCTTCTACCAAAACCACCAGCACCAGTCCACCCCCAGCTTCCACAGGGGTTACTATGACCACGGGATCTACCCCTCAGAGATGGACATGGCCAGGCTGTATCACGGCCCTCTGCCCCCCTGTCACTCCAGTCGATATGAGCACTGGTATGAGGAGGCCCCTGTGCACCCCCAGCGGGCTCTCACGCCCCTGCCCCCCCACATCAGACTGTCCCGCGCCCCCTCGCTCAGAGAGtacccccaccacccctccagAGGCTTCCCCCACCACCCCTCCAGAGGCTTCCCCCGGCAGGTGGTAAACGAGGAGCTCAAGTCATGGCACCAGCGCAACCAGTTCAGACCTCGCTCCCTGGACAGACAGGTTGCGGACAGGGTGAGGAACGTACCTGGCTGTGAATCACCTCTTTCCCACCACCACAAATACCCTGAACAG GCTCCCCAGAGACGGGTCCTCCAGAGGGCAGCGGATGGGACCCCGGTGCAGTGGTTTGTGGGAGACGACTCGGAGCTCGTCAGTCAGGTGTAG
- the LOC121577808 gene encoding innate immunity activator protein-like isoform X2 produces MEGKEEISDTDSGIILHSGPDSPCKIMKDVITHTRAVKLKHQSLEDRLELCLLELKKLCIREAELTGRLSADYPLLPGEQPPQIRQRIGAAFKLDEQSIPQGTEDSELNSVEAELSLQLQIYKAAQRLCHEEHLSKAVKRSRLQQCKREEKKVKQLQETAFQLRLQHGRSSPRPGCISTRRDQGTSDDSALSDSALLDEEEVISQSSEPSVEPPHPGGPVDPPQPPPTTPTLEELQSSFNTSLELEPPPIEHSPWTESSLDQPYQKTKKKSHSCSSKSSSPAVTPVLPPVEACYEDTALPLQFSSHLRLCHTQSNSAPSTPEMHLRRQLSLRLPNSEPPLNLDKDRGRTRVPRRLLTDYVVTSPGESPVQRGGYRNPIYNSNSETEDSNSEHSALSYTSSPCHEMPCDLPRQCQPTYRYQHSSPNNNHGPMAYPPGPGFYQNHQHQSTPSFHRGYYDHGIYPSEMDMARLYHGPLPPCHSSRYEHWYEEAPVHPQRALTPLPPHIRLSRAPSLREYPHHPSRGFPHHPSRGFPRQVVNEELKSWHQRNQFRPRSLDRQVADRVRNVPGCESPLSHHHKYPEQAPQRRVLQRAADGTPVQWFVGDDSELVSQV; encoded by the exons ATGGAGGGCAAAGAAGAGATCAGTGACACAGACAGTGGTATCATTCTCCACTCTG GCCCTGATAGTCCTTGCAAGATTATGAAGGACGTGATCACTCATACCCGGGCCGTCAAACTCAAGCACCAGTCACTGGAGGACCGGCTAGAGCTCTGCCTACTGGAGCTGAAGAAACTCTGCATCCGAGAGGCT GAGCTAACTGGTCGGCTGTCTGCAGACTACCCTTTGCTGCCTGGGGAGCAGCCGCCTCAAATTCGCCAACGCATCGGAGCAGCCTTCAAACTAGACGAGCAGAGCATCCCACAGGGAACAGAG GACTCAGAGCTAAACTCTGTGGAAGCTGAGCTATCCCTTCAGCTGCAGATATACAAAGCGGCCCAAAGACTGTGCCATGAGGAACACCTCAGCAAGGCGGTGAAGAGAAGCCGGTTACAGCAGTGCAAGCGTGAGGAGAAGAAAGTCAAACAACTGCAGGAAACAGCATTTCAGCTGCGCCTACAGCACGGGCGGTCTTCACCACGGCCAGGCTGCATCAGCACACGGAGAG ATCAGGGCACTTCTGATGATAGCGCTCTGTCGGATTCGGCACTGCTCGATGAAG AAGAGGTGATCAGTCAGTCATCTGAACCATCCGTGGAGCCCCCTCACCCAGGAGGACCAGTAGACCCTCCCCAGCCACCCCCTACTACTCCAACCCTGGAGGAGCTACAGTCCAGCTTCAACACCAGCCTGGAATTGGAGCCCCCTCCCATTGAGCACTCACCTTGGACCGAGTCCAGTCTGGACCAGCCTTACCAGAAGACCAAGAAGAAGTCACACTCATGTAGCAGCAAGTCAAG TAGTCCAGCCGTGACCCCTGTGTTGCCTCCAGTGGAAGCCTGTTATGAAGACACTGCTCTGCCCCTGCAGTTCTCCTCCCATCTCAGACTGTGCCACACCCAGTCAAACAGCGCCCCCTCCACCCCGGAGATGCACCTTCGCCGCCAGCTCTCTCTCAG GCTTCCCAACAGTGAGCCTCCGTTGAACCTGGATAAGGACCGGGGTCGTACCCGTGTTCCCAGGAGGCTACTGACGGATTACGTTGTAACTTCTCCAGGCGAGTCCCCCGTCCAGAGGGGAGGATACAGAAACCCCATTTACAACTCCAACTCTGAGACTGAGGACAGTAACTCTGAACACTCTGCCCTATCCTACACTAGCTCCCCGTGTCATGAGATGCCCTGTGACCTGCCAAGGCAGTGTCAGCCCACCTATAGGTACCAACATTCCAGCCCCAACAACAATCATGGACCAATGGCCTACCCCCCAGGCCCCGGCTTCTACCAAAACCACCAGCACCAGTCCACCCCCAGCTTCCACAGGGGTTACTATGACCACGGGATCTACCCCTCAGAGATGGACATGGCCAGGCTGTATCACGGCCCTCTGCCCCCCTGTCACTCCAGTCGATATGAGCACTGGTATGAGGAGGCCCCTGTGCACCCCCAGCGGGCTCTCACGCCCCTGCCCCCCCACATCAGACTGTCCCGCGCCCCCTCGCTCAGAGAGtacccccaccacccctccagAGGCTTCCCCCACCACCCCTCCAGAGGCTTCCCCCGGCAGGTGGTAAACGAGGAGCTCAAGTCATGGCACCAGCGCAACCAGTTCAGACCTCGCTCCCTGGACAGACAGGTTGCGGACAGGGTGAGGAACGTACCTGGCTGTGAATCACCTCTTTCCCACCACCACAAATACCCTGAACAG GCTCCCCAGAGACGGGTCCTCCAGAGGGCAGCGGATGGGACCCCGGTGCAGTGGTTTGTGGGAGACGACTCGGAGCTCGTCAGTCAGGTGTAG